Proteins from one Ipomoea triloba cultivar NCNSP0323 chromosome 1, ASM357664v1 genomic window:
- the LOC116033396 gene encoding uncharacterized protein LOC116033396: MAIALTSLSWWLWSGKHQEPKISKGSTLNPLPESGLWELDTVKFPLDRRQNMASTSRRVKRKWHSREERKVDKEYDIVLVPSDGGCVSGSDSDDSDWSIGWMEPHGSGFQSDDESDDSFAVLVPCYGRGGGGMNLANNLQEQFLSTIRNIPDIYATDNTDSKTYMEQWLSSLQNR, translated from the exons ATGGCTATAGCATTGACCTCCTTGTCATGGTGGCTGTGGAGTGGGAAACACCAGGAACCCAAAATCTCGAAAGGGAGTACCTTAAACCCATTGCCTGAATCTGGGCTGTGGGAATTGGATACAGTGAAGTTTCCCCTCGATCGCAGGCAAAATATGGCTTCCACTTCCAGAAGGGTTAAGCGGAAATGGCACAGCAGGGAGGAGAGGAAGGTTGATAAAGAGTATGACATTGTTCTTGTGCCATCGGATGGCGGATGTGTGTCGGGGTCTGATTCTGATGATTCTGATTGGTCAATTGGATGGATGGAGCCTCATGGCTCGGGCTTCCAAAGTGACGATGAATCAGATGATAGTTTCGCTGTGCTGGTTCCTTGCTATGGGCGTGGTGGTGGTGGAATGAATTTAGCAAACAATTTGCAAGAACAGTTTCTGAGCACCATTCGGAACATCCCAGATATATATGCCACAG ACAACACAGACAGCAAGACATACATGGAACAATGGCTTTCCTCACTTCAGAATCGTTAA
- the LOC116001298 gene encoding kinesin-like protein KIN-4C isoform X1 codes for MENSDLKDASQCVRVAVNVRPLLTSELLVGCTDCITVVPGEQQVQIGSHAFTFDYVFGSAGYPSSRIFDECALPLVDALFQGYNSTVLAYGQTGSGKTYTMGTNYNGEDYTGGVIPRVMETIFSRVDALKDSTEFLIRVSFIEIFKEEVFDLLDTNPPAICKGEGARAAGHARAPIQIRETANGGITLAGVTEAEAKTKEEMASYLLQGAVSRATASTNMNSQSSRSHAIFTISIEQKRIGKCPIGGAPDDIGDDILCAKLHLVDLAGSERAKRTGADGMRLREGIHINKGLLALGNVISALGDEKKRKEGAHVPYRDSKLTRLLQDSLGGNSKTVMIACVSPADTNAEETLNTLKYANRARNIQNKAIVNRDPTAAQMQRMKSEIEQLQAELLYLRGDSNVPLEELQILKHKISLLEVSNMELQQELMECRTNCDHLSKRAIDAQVERDRLIIKLDGAEHSNHFDSTDDKLDQKFDLVKNYVSKIQELEGELHRLQRLNNSRRTVSDGYLGLDYDDFHSKGSSSAESDTRSTDVNGGAEVEEKELEHCSLQEKLDRELKELDKRLEQKEAEMKRFATVDTSVLKQHYEKKVQELEQEKKSLQKEIEKLRHNLANLASNSDDSAQKLKEEYLQKLNFLESQVAELKKKQDAQSQLLRQKQKSDEAAKHLQDEIQRIKTQKVQLQQTIKQESERFRLWKASREKEVLQLKKEGRRNEYEMHKLLALNQRQKMVLQRKTEEAANATKRLKELLESRKTSREASSIGNSNGPGSQALLQAIEHELEVFVRVHEVRSEYERQMEERAKMAKEVADLKQSNISDSPQIMSPGARNSRIFALENMLATSSSALVSMASHLSEAEERERAFSGRGRWNQVRTLAEGKNIMNFLFNLASSSRCQLRDKEVECREKDSEIRELKEKVVNLVGQLESHKAEIIRKEQQIKKLVSKKQSKVENNGQGHVYDLRPKGSRSSFVFNGGGLLEDMDMEISDSDNNDNDSDVEYMPPCCECSKNSSCKTQRCECRAAGRDCIVSCRSSKCSNMEHNANKSSEHAGNTGNTTEGDETEGEKNHQALASHGAMLLQTAFSDKTETKDEGGSKRKPLSDIGNTLVKSNAPKPPNQRKTWRKSMRKSVIQLVPSAEPAPAASQDQNSAAPTKPDNNNSTAETPDIPLKLPRAISSTLANNTLKDRNSSSSDSVHDKDFHLPAPKSPQRRPRTKNEKENN; via the exons ATGGAGAATTCGGATCTCAAAGATGCATCTCAGTGCGTGAGGGTCGCCGTCAACGTACGGCCATTGCTCACTTCGGAGCTCCTCGTTGGCTGCACCGATTGCATTACGGTAGTCCCCGGCGAACAGCAG GTGCAAATTGGGTCACATGCATTCACATTTGACTATGTGTTCGGGAGTGCGGGATACCCGTCCTCGCGCATTTTTGACGAGTGTGCTCTGCCATTGGTTGATGCTTTATTCCAAGGCTATAACAGTACTGTTCTTGCATATGGTCAG ACTGGTTCAGGGAAGACCTATACAATGGGCACAAACTATAATGGAGAAGACTACACTGGAGGGGTAATACCTAGAGTTATGGAAACTATATTCTCTAGGGTAGATGCCTTGAAGGATTCTACTGAATTTCTAATTAGAGTTTCTTTCATTGAG ATTTTTAAAGAAGAGGTGTTTGATCTGCTAGATACAAATCCTCCGGCTATTTGTAAAGGCGAAGGGGCAAGGGCAGCTGGGCATGCTAGAGCTCCCATTCAAATCAGAGAAACTGCCAATGGAGGAATTACGCTTGCTGGTGTTACAGAAGCAGAGGCTAAAACAAAAGAAGAGATGGCTTCCTACCTCTTGCAAGGTGCAGTTTCGCGTGCCACTGCGAGCACAAACATGAATAGTCAGTCAAg CCGATCACATGCCATTTTTACCATTTCCATTGAACAAAAGAGAATTGGTAAGTGCCCAATTGGAGGAGCACCCGATGACATTGGAGATGATATTTTATGTGCAAAGCTTCACTTAGTTGATCTTGCCGGTTCGGAGAGGGCAAAGCGAACTGGAGCAGATGGAATGCGTTTGCGTGAAG GAATACATATCAATAAGGGGCTACTTGCTTTGGGAAATGTAATTAGTGCTCTTGGTGATGAGAAGAAGCGAAAAGAAGGCGCTCATGTTCCATACCGAGATAGCAAGTTGACGCGTTTGCTACAG GATTCTCTTGGTGGGAACAGTAAAACTGTTATGATCG CTTGTGTGAGCCCTGCTGACACAAATGCGGAGGAAACTTTGAATACTTTGAAATATGCAAACCGTGCTCGTAACAttcaaaataaagcaatt GTTAATCGCGACCCAACAGCTGCCCAGATGCAAAGAATGAAGAGTGAGATTGAGCAATTGCAAGCTGAGCTTCTTTACTTGCGTGGTGATTCCAATGTTCCATTAGAAGAACTACAG ATTCTCAAGCACAAGATATCCTTGTTAGAGGTAAGCAATATGGAGTTGCAGCAGGAACTTATGGAGTGCCGGACTAATTGTGATCACTTGTCAAAGCGAGCTATTGATGCCCAG GTTGAAAGAGACAGACTCATTATAAAGCTTGATGGAGCTGAACACAGTAACCACTTTGATAGCACTGATGATAAATTGGATCAG AAGTTTGATCTGGTGAAAAACTATGTCTCCAAAATTCAAGAGCTAGAAGGAGAATTACACCGTTTGCAGAGATTAAACAATTCAAGGCGTACTGTATCTGACGGTTATCTTGGATTGGACTATGATGATTTTCACTCAAAGGGTTCATCTTCTGCTGAATCTGACACTAGAAGCACAGATGTAAATG GTGGGGCTGAAGTTGAGGAAAAAGAGTTAGAACACTGTTCTCTTCAAGAAAAGTTGGATAGGGAGCTAAAAGAATTGGACAAAAGGCTTGAACAGAAAGAG GCTGAAATGAAGAGATTCGCAACTGTTGACACCTCAGTTCTTAAGCAACATTATGAGAAGAAAGTTCAAGAATTGGAACAAGAAAAAAAGTCCCTACAG AAAGAAATCGAGAAACTTCGACACAATCTTGCAAATTTGGCATCCAACTCTGATGATAGTGCTCAAAAACTCAAAGAAGAGTATCTTCAAAAGTTGAATTTCCTAGAATCTCAG GTTgctgaattgaagaaaaaacaaGATGCTCAATCTCAACTTTtaagacaaaaacaaaaaagtgacGAGGCTGCTAAACACCTTCAGGACGAGATACAGAGGATTAAGACACAAAAG GTTCAATTGCAACAAACGATAAAGCAAGAATCTGAACGTTTCAGATTATGGAAAGCATCGCGAGAAAAGGAAGTCCTTCAG CTTAAGAAGGAGGGCAGACGGAATGAATATGAGATGCATAAGTTGTTAGCATTGAACCAGAGGCAAAAGATG GTTCTGCAACGAAAAACTGAAGAAGCTGCTAATGCAACTAAACGACTCAAAGAGTTGCTAGAATCTCGAAAAACATCACGTGAAGCATCTA GTATCGGGAATAGTAATGGCCCTGGAAGTCAG GCACTATTGCAGGCAATTGAGCATGAGCTTGAAGTCTTTGTAAGGGTACATGAAGTGCGGTCAGAGTATGAGCGCCAAATGGAAGA GCGAGCTAAAATGGCCAAGGAGGTTGCAGACTTGAAGCAAAGTAATATAAG TGATTCCCCACAGATAATGTCCCCTGGTGCTAGGAATTCAAGAATTTTTGCACTTGAAAACATGCTAGCTACTTCATCCAGCGCACTTGTTTCCATGGCATCACACTTGTCAGAAGCAGAAGAGCGGGAACGAGCATTTAGTGGTCGAGGACGATGGAACCAAGTTAGAACTCTAGCTGAAGGgaaaaatattatgaattttttattcaatttagcaTCCTCTTCCAG ATGTCAGTTAAGGGATAAGGAAGTTGAATGCAGAGAGAAAGATTCAGAAATTCGGGAGTTGAAAGAAAAAGTTGTCAACTTGGTTGGACAGCTAGAATCACATAAGGCTGAAATAATTCGTAAGGAGCAGCAAATAAAG AAGCTGGTTTCAAAGAAACAGTCCAAGGTGGAGAATAATGGCCAAGGACATGTTTATGACCTAAGGCCAAAG ggAAGCCGTAGTTCCTTTGTTTTCAATGGTGGAGGACTATTAGAAGATATGGACATGGAGATATCAGATTcagataataatgataatgattctGACGTAGAGTACATGCCACCTTGCTGCGAATGCAGTAAGAACTCATCCTGCAAAACGCAAAGGTGCGAGTGTCGAGCTGCAGGACGCGATTGCATTGTGTCATGTCGGTCTTCCAAGTGCAGTAACATGGAACACAATGCAAATAAATCTTCTGAGCATGCAGGAAATACCGGAAACACCACAGAAGGTGATGAAACTGAGGGCGAAAAGAATCATCAGGCTCTCGCTTCTCATGGTGCGATGCTACTCCAAACCGCCTTTTCAGATAAGACTGAGACAAAGGATGAAGGGGGATCCAAAAGAAAACCTCTCTCTGATATTGGAAATACACTG GTGAAATCCAATGCTCCTAAACCACCCAATCAGAGAAAAACATGGCGGAAATCCATGCGAAAATCTGTCATTCAACTCGTTCCTTCTGCAGAACCTGCTCCTGCCGCCTCTCAAGATCAAAATTCTGCAGCTCCAACAAAACCAGATAACAACAACAGCACGGCCGAGACTCCTGACATTCCATTGAAGTTGCCGCGAGCCATCAGTTCCACATTAGCCAATAACACCCTGAAAGATAGAAACTCTAGCTCCAGTGATTCTGTTCATGATAAGGATTTTCACCTGCCAGCTCCCAAAAGCCCTCAACGGAGGCCAAGGACGAAGAACGAGAAAGAAAACAACTGA
- the LOC116001298 gene encoding kinesin-like protein KIN-4C isoform X2 codes for MENSDLKDASQCVRVAVNVRPLLTSELLVGCTDCITVVPGEQQVQIGSHAFTFDYVFGSAGYPSSRIFDECALPLVDALFQGYNSTVLAYGQTGSGKTYTMGTNYNGEDYTGGVIPRVMETIFSRVDALKDSTEFLIRVSFIEIFKEEVFDLLDTNPPAICKGEGARAAGHARAPIQIRETANGGITLAGVTEAEAKTKEEMASYLLQGAVSRATASTNMNSQSSRSHAIFTISIEQKRIGKCPIGGAPDDIGDDILCAKLHLVDLAGSERAKRTGADGMRLREGIHINKGLLALGNVISALGDEKKRKEGAHVPYRDSKLTRLLQDSLGGNSKTVMIACVSPADTNAEETLNTLKYANRARNIQNKAIVNRDPTAAQMQRMKSEIEQLQAELLYLRGDSNVPLEELQILKHKISLLEVSNMELQQELMECRTNCDHLSKRAIDAQVERDRLIIKLDGAEHSNHFDSTDDKLDQFDLVKNYVSKIQELEGELHRLQRLNNSRRTVSDGYLGLDYDDFHSKGSSSAESDTRSTDVNGGAEVEEKELEHCSLQEKLDRELKELDKRLEQKEAEMKRFATVDTSVLKQHYEKKVQELEQEKKSLQKEIEKLRHNLANLASNSDDSAQKLKEEYLQKLNFLESQVAELKKKQDAQSQLLRQKQKSDEAAKHLQDEIQRIKTQKVQLQQTIKQESERFRLWKASREKEVLQLKKEGRRNEYEMHKLLALNQRQKMVLQRKTEEAANATKRLKELLESRKTSREASSIGNSNGPGSQALLQAIEHELEVFVRVHEVRSEYERQMEERAKMAKEVADLKQSNISDSPQIMSPGARNSRIFALENMLATSSSALVSMASHLSEAEERERAFSGRGRWNQVRTLAEGKNIMNFLFNLASSSRCQLRDKEVECREKDSEIRELKEKVVNLVGQLESHKAEIIRKEQQIKKLVSKKQSKVENNGQGHVYDLRPKGSRSSFVFNGGGLLEDMDMEISDSDNNDNDSDVEYMPPCCECSKNSSCKTQRCECRAAGRDCIVSCRSSKCSNMEHNANKSSEHAGNTGNTTEGDETEGEKNHQALASHGAMLLQTAFSDKTETKDEGGSKRKPLSDIGNTLVKSNAPKPPNQRKTWRKSMRKSVIQLVPSAEPAPAASQDQNSAAPTKPDNNNSTAETPDIPLKLPRAISSTLANNTLKDRNSSSSDSVHDKDFHLPAPKSPQRRPRTKNEKENN; via the exons ATGGAGAATTCGGATCTCAAAGATGCATCTCAGTGCGTGAGGGTCGCCGTCAACGTACGGCCATTGCTCACTTCGGAGCTCCTCGTTGGCTGCACCGATTGCATTACGGTAGTCCCCGGCGAACAGCAG GTGCAAATTGGGTCACATGCATTCACATTTGACTATGTGTTCGGGAGTGCGGGATACCCGTCCTCGCGCATTTTTGACGAGTGTGCTCTGCCATTGGTTGATGCTTTATTCCAAGGCTATAACAGTACTGTTCTTGCATATGGTCAG ACTGGTTCAGGGAAGACCTATACAATGGGCACAAACTATAATGGAGAAGACTACACTGGAGGGGTAATACCTAGAGTTATGGAAACTATATTCTCTAGGGTAGATGCCTTGAAGGATTCTACTGAATTTCTAATTAGAGTTTCTTTCATTGAG ATTTTTAAAGAAGAGGTGTTTGATCTGCTAGATACAAATCCTCCGGCTATTTGTAAAGGCGAAGGGGCAAGGGCAGCTGGGCATGCTAGAGCTCCCATTCAAATCAGAGAAACTGCCAATGGAGGAATTACGCTTGCTGGTGTTACAGAAGCAGAGGCTAAAACAAAAGAAGAGATGGCTTCCTACCTCTTGCAAGGTGCAGTTTCGCGTGCCACTGCGAGCACAAACATGAATAGTCAGTCAAg CCGATCACATGCCATTTTTACCATTTCCATTGAACAAAAGAGAATTGGTAAGTGCCCAATTGGAGGAGCACCCGATGACATTGGAGATGATATTTTATGTGCAAAGCTTCACTTAGTTGATCTTGCCGGTTCGGAGAGGGCAAAGCGAACTGGAGCAGATGGAATGCGTTTGCGTGAAG GAATACATATCAATAAGGGGCTACTTGCTTTGGGAAATGTAATTAGTGCTCTTGGTGATGAGAAGAAGCGAAAAGAAGGCGCTCATGTTCCATACCGAGATAGCAAGTTGACGCGTTTGCTACAG GATTCTCTTGGTGGGAACAGTAAAACTGTTATGATCG CTTGTGTGAGCCCTGCTGACACAAATGCGGAGGAAACTTTGAATACTTTGAAATATGCAAACCGTGCTCGTAACAttcaaaataaagcaatt GTTAATCGCGACCCAACAGCTGCCCAGATGCAAAGAATGAAGAGTGAGATTGAGCAATTGCAAGCTGAGCTTCTTTACTTGCGTGGTGATTCCAATGTTCCATTAGAAGAACTACAG ATTCTCAAGCACAAGATATCCTTGTTAGAGGTAAGCAATATGGAGTTGCAGCAGGAACTTATGGAGTGCCGGACTAATTGTGATCACTTGTCAAAGCGAGCTATTGATGCCCAG GTTGAAAGAGACAGACTCATTATAAAGCTTGATGGAGCTGAACACAGTAACCACTTTGATAGCACTGATGATAAATTGGATCAG TTTGATCTGGTGAAAAACTATGTCTCCAAAATTCAAGAGCTAGAAGGAGAATTACACCGTTTGCAGAGATTAAACAATTCAAGGCGTACTGTATCTGACGGTTATCTTGGATTGGACTATGATGATTTTCACTCAAAGGGTTCATCTTCTGCTGAATCTGACACTAGAAGCACAGATGTAAATG GTGGGGCTGAAGTTGAGGAAAAAGAGTTAGAACACTGTTCTCTTCAAGAAAAGTTGGATAGGGAGCTAAAAGAATTGGACAAAAGGCTTGAACAGAAAGAG GCTGAAATGAAGAGATTCGCAACTGTTGACACCTCAGTTCTTAAGCAACATTATGAGAAGAAAGTTCAAGAATTGGAACAAGAAAAAAAGTCCCTACAG AAAGAAATCGAGAAACTTCGACACAATCTTGCAAATTTGGCATCCAACTCTGATGATAGTGCTCAAAAACTCAAAGAAGAGTATCTTCAAAAGTTGAATTTCCTAGAATCTCAG GTTgctgaattgaagaaaaaacaaGATGCTCAATCTCAACTTTtaagacaaaaacaaaaaagtgacGAGGCTGCTAAACACCTTCAGGACGAGATACAGAGGATTAAGACACAAAAG GTTCAATTGCAACAAACGATAAAGCAAGAATCTGAACGTTTCAGATTATGGAAAGCATCGCGAGAAAAGGAAGTCCTTCAG CTTAAGAAGGAGGGCAGACGGAATGAATATGAGATGCATAAGTTGTTAGCATTGAACCAGAGGCAAAAGATG GTTCTGCAACGAAAAACTGAAGAAGCTGCTAATGCAACTAAACGACTCAAAGAGTTGCTAGAATCTCGAAAAACATCACGTGAAGCATCTA GTATCGGGAATAGTAATGGCCCTGGAAGTCAG GCACTATTGCAGGCAATTGAGCATGAGCTTGAAGTCTTTGTAAGGGTACATGAAGTGCGGTCAGAGTATGAGCGCCAAATGGAAGA GCGAGCTAAAATGGCCAAGGAGGTTGCAGACTTGAAGCAAAGTAATATAAG TGATTCCCCACAGATAATGTCCCCTGGTGCTAGGAATTCAAGAATTTTTGCACTTGAAAACATGCTAGCTACTTCATCCAGCGCACTTGTTTCCATGGCATCACACTTGTCAGAAGCAGAAGAGCGGGAACGAGCATTTAGTGGTCGAGGACGATGGAACCAAGTTAGAACTCTAGCTGAAGGgaaaaatattatgaattttttattcaatttagcaTCCTCTTCCAG ATGTCAGTTAAGGGATAAGGAAGTTGAATGCAGAGAGAAAGATTCAGAAATTCGGGAGTTGAAAGAAAAAGTTGTCAACTTGGTTGGACAGCTAGAATCACATAAGGCTGAAATAATTCGTAAGGAGCAGCAAATAAAG AAGCTGGTTTCAAAGAAACAGTCCAAGGTGGAGAATAATGGCCAAGGACATGTTTATGACCTAAGGCCAAAG ggAAGCCGTAGTTCCTTTGTTTTCAATGGTGGAGGACTATTAGAAGATATGGACATGGAGATATCAGATTcagataataatgataatgattctGACGTAGAGTACATGCCACCTTGCTGCGAATGCAGTAAGAACTCATCCTGCAAAACGCAAAGGTGCGAGTGTCGAGCTGCAGGACGCGATTGCATTGTGTCATGTCGGTCTTCCAAGTGCAGTAACATGGAACACAATGCAAATAAATCTTCTGAGCATGCAGGAAATACCGGAAACACCACAGAAGGTGATGAAACTGAGGGCGAAAAGAATCATCAGGCTCTCGCTTCTCATGGTGCGATGCTACTCCAAACCGCCTTTTCAGATAAGACTGAGACAAAGGATGAAGGGGGATCCAAAAGAAAACCTCTCTCTGATATTGGAAATACACTG GTGAAATCCAATGCTCCTAAACCACCCAATCAGAGAAAAACATGGCGGAAATCCATGCGAAAATCTGTCATTCAACTCGTTCCTTCTGCAGAACCTGCTCCTGCCGCCTCTCAAGATCAAAATTCTGCAGCTCCAACAAAACCAGATAACAACAACAGCACGGCCGAGACTCCTGACATTCCATTGAAGTTGCCGCGAGCCATCAGTTCCACATTAGCCAATAACACCCTGAAAGATAGAAACTCTAGCTCCAGTGATTCTGTTCATGATAAGGATTTTCACCTGCCAGCTCCCAAAAGCCCTCAACGGAGGCCAAGGACGAAGAACGAGAAAGAAAACAACTGA